The sequence TGGCTCTATGCTTAGAAATGAGTCCCCCGATGTCTGTGATTATTTTCTCTGGGACCCCTAAGGCCAGGTGGGTTCTATTTCAGaatcatcatcatcgtcatttatttgtctttttttttcactagaAAAACTTTGGCTATTCCCCATCTAATGTTCACCTGATCGGGCACAGTTTGGGCGCGCATGCCGCAGGGGAGGCCGGCAAGAGAAAGAGAGGAATCTACAGGATTACAGGTGAGGCCAAAGCGCTCAGAACCTCAACGGACTCTAATATTCAGATTCCTCTTCACCACAATCACCACAATCACTATCAATCACCACAATCACCATCAATCACTATCAATCACCACAATCACCATCAATCACTATCAATCACCACAATCACTATCAATCACCACAATCACCATCAATCACTATCAATCACCACAATCACCATCAATCACTATCAATCACCACAATCACTATCAATCACCACAATCACCATAATCACTATCATTCACTATCATTCACCACAATCACTATTGGGGAGTCAGGAGAACGTATTCCTCATCAGGATCTGATCTGTCATAAATGAAAGAAAGCGTATCGTGTCAGCATTGTCACGCTTATCTCTGGTCTTGATGTTGGAATATAGTGAGTCCTCCGGGTGGGATTCACCCTCAGTTTGTCTCTCGGGACTCGGGCCGTCGTCACACGGTGCagctctctctcgctctcttttttactttccttttctctttcacTGTCTTTtactctttctttctctttatctctttctttctcattttgtctctttcactcttctCTTGctttctccttttctctttccctctcttttctctctctctctctctctcgccttctctctctcttcctttgtAGCACAGAAAAATCCCCCAACTTTTCCATAAGCGCCGTCTCTCCTGTTTCTAAGGACTGGACCCAGCTGAGCCTTATTTCCAGAACACTCCTACCGAGGTCCGCTTGGATTTGTCTGACGCTGGCCTGGTTGACGTCATCCACACCGATGCCGGTCCTTTGATCCCCAGTTTAGGTgagtatatacggtatatattatatatatattagttggATATTTATCCTGATGGTTGGGTCTTCCTTACGTTGCTAAAATTGCTAAACTAAAAACTAGTTGCGATGTCAGAGGGATCTAAAAGCCAAACTAGCATTTCCCATGAAATTAAAATCAAAATCatttaataaacagaaataacGTGTGGAGCGAGGATTCACTAAGGGCGAGCGTATTGGGGAGGCCGAGGCCTTTATTCTCACCCGTTGTACCCCGCTTCACCCCAAAGGCTTCCTCCTTAAATATTCTGTACGGAGGGATTGCGGTTTAGCGTCATTTATGTCAATTTAATATTTCTGAACACATTTTTCAGGTTTTGGAATGAGTCAAGTCATTGGCCACCTGGATTTCTTCCCCAACGGTGGGATCCATATGCCTGGATGTCCACAGAACATCGAAATTCCAAACGTTAATGTGGAGGATATTTGGAACGGTGAGTTTCTGTTCACATATATTTAGGAATTCATTATAAGTAGGAAGCGCTAGAGGATAACATTTtgattataaatgtttttttttaagagacttATGAGAGTAGAATGGATGTTAGGGCTGGAGAAGATGTCACAGACTTGTACTGCGctacggcgctatataaaacaataaataataataataatattccaggCCATCCTAAAGTCTTTTCCATTGATAAAACTCAAAAACGGTGAGCTTTTTGGAGCGGTGTATGAATTAAGAGACATTGTGGAGGTGAAAGGATGGGAAAATTAACCCATTTTTTAACAAAGCTCTGTGCTGGAATGATGGCAGCCGCTGCCGGGAGGTTAATATTAATGCCAAGGAAACCAGTTTTGGGTAAAGGGATTTGTTACGTATTTAGCGATCCCCATGAAGGCTGTTTTTATGCATTAATAATCCGTTTAAACAATGAATGCACATCGTGTTATTTCACAGGTGTCGTAAACTACGTTACCTGTAACCACTTGCGCGCCATCAAGTACTACACCGACAGCATCACCAACACCAGCACCTTCGTCAGCTACCCCTGTTCTAATTATTCCACCTACCAGTCGGTAAGTGTCGAGAGCTTGTATAAAGTCATCTACGTGATTAACCCCCGGAAGCCCAGCTTTCCTTCTAGCTCCTGGTGGATCaacctctttctctttttttccccgcAGGGCGGCTGCAGAACTTGCCCCAGCGCCGGGTGTCCAAAGATGGGTCACTACGCCGAGAGCTACCGCGGCGTGACGTCCTCCAGCCAAGTGTTTTATCTGAACACACCGTGATCCGGCGTTTAACCCCAAACGGAAACGAGCCATTTCCGACAGCATCGGCTGAATAACAAACCTTTACAGACATCGAgagataattacatttattggcCATGAATATCTCAATAAAGCCAAAGAAACAGcattgaaataaattaataagtCGTGTTTAATGCATTAATAAAGCGTAATAATGCACTTTTGTCTCATTATTGTCATGCAGTACAATActatattctattttatattattatcatttatttatatatatatatagcaccgacaagcgcttcttacagtccctacattcaaagggtccgtTAAAACTATGAACCGCTACGTTAGGTAAAGCGGGcttggctcgcaagcttacaatctagagggagcgGTGAATAGAGAAGCATAAGCTATGGAGAAAGGGTGGTGGATGTGGAATCAGAGAGAGATATGTGAGCGGCCAGAATTCGGAGAGATCTCCACGGAGGTTAAAGAAAGAGAATAGAGAAAGGACTGGAAAGATTTAGAGCGTAGCGGGTAGTGAAGGGATTAGAGTTGGTGCCCTCTAGTGGTTTGATATAATATGGGGTAAATGGATCGGGTTATAACCTGTCTCCTATATAGTAAGACAGCACAGGGGCAGGTGGTAGAGGGGCATTAAGCGAGGGAGGGATTGTGGGAGGGGGATGGAGAATTGTGTTGTAGGCTGTAGGAGAGAATGTTAAATATTGTGTTAGAGCGGACGGGGCAGCAAGAGGGCAGGTATAGGAGAAAATATTTATCGGAGCagaaacagagaaaataaaagaggAGAGACAGGAACGACGTACATTTTAAGAAATTAAACCAGTGAGAAAATGCCACATAGATCAGGAATGCCCATGCTGGATAGACAGGAATAAAGGGTTAACCTaacacaggaacaggaacaTCATAATCCCCAGAACAGGGATAGATGGATCCGGAGATCTCCTGGTCCAGTCCGGAAGCCTTTTTGTAAGTGGTTTGGGGGTTTGCTGGGGGTCCGGTTGCTGGGTTGGGAAGATGGAGGAATGGGTTGCAGGGTTAAGGTGGGCTTTTGGCAGAGGTGTTGGGGTTTGTAGATGGTTAAACTTAGGCCCAGCTGAACATCTCACATCCCTTGGATCTACTCAAGTGGTCTGCTGAGTTAAGCTGTAACTTGCAAAATATAAAGTCACGGCAACTCGCCTTGCTAATTGGGGTGAGGGAGTTAAAATGATAAATCTAGACCCCCGGGATGCAGAGACCCCGATGACATGTTTGTTACATGTGGTGAGGTTACTAGGATGATTGATGTCATACGGTGAGGTAACTTGGTCTCTCAAATGTGGAGCTCAAGAGAAATGGGCTTCCCTCTGTCGGCTTTGTGACCCTGACACCCAACATGAAGCGAATTCTTCTCAGAGGTCCAGCTGTCCAATACGCTAAAATCAGGAGTCGTGACACTTTTAGCATTCGTGGCTGACCTCGTggccaatgttccatctaatttctcttagttggcgtgcgcagaaaatttctcttgtgcaaacaTTTTGACAGAGCAAAAATTTGGTGCGCACAAcatccgcgccgcataaagtatccaaaaaatatgatttttttctttttttggggataaactgttgtgcgcacaatttttggacgtgtgcgctctctaaaaaagctatgtgcgcgcgcagaAGCGCACAGCTTAAAGGGAACACTGCTCGTGGCCACTTTGCTGAGACCGAATAAGGACTCTGATGAAGTCATGACTGCTTAAGCCCATAGCCCGGGTCAAGAAACTCAACACCCAGCTAACCCCAACATATCCCCccaaataaagacacagacaCCATTGGTGGGAAAAGGGCTTTATTAACATTTGAATAAACATTCCCCAGGCCAGCGGTGAAACACACAACCAAACCTAAAACCACCTGCCAGCTGTTAAGCACTAAGCCCAACAGGCAGATAATATCCACATGAACCAAGAGTCCTAGCCCCGTAGGTGCCATCAGCCGGCCACGGGACGCGCCTCCCCAAGCCCATTATGGGCAAACATACCCTGCTTACTTTAACTCCGTGCTGGCCAGGGGACCCAGACCGCAGCCGtgacaataaacaaaaacatgttgaaataaaaaggtaacaaaCAGATAAATAACCGGACAGACCAGAACGAGCGTAAATTAAACACCAGATTGAGAACGCAAAATGAGGGCGGGCGGGAGGGGAACGTCTGCAAGGTAGCCGGTGACAAAGGAGAAAGAGGTAAGATTCACCTCTTACCCCCAATATAACCCTAATAGCTGCAACA comes from Spea bombifrons isolate aSpeBom1 chromosome 11, aSpeBom1.2.pri, whole genome shotgun sequence and encodes:
- the LOC128468584 gene encoding pancreatic triacylglycerol lipase, with the translated sequence MLLLCGLFLVALGSVKAGEVCYSRIGCFSDVKPWAGTVERPIAKLPWAPEKINTRFLLFTRNNQNSYQTISATNPSSISSSNFRTSRKTRFVIHGFTDSGQEAWLSDICRRLFQVEDVNCIAVDWSGGSRTLYSQASNNIRVVGAEVAYFVDILSKNFGYSPSNVHLIGHSLGAHAAGEAGKRKRGIYRITGLDPAEPYFQNTPTEVRLDLSDAGLVDVIHTDAGPLIPSLGFGMSQVIGHLDFFPNGGIHMPGCPQNIEIPNVNVEDIWNGVVNYVTCNHLRAIKYYTDSITNTSTFVSYPCSNYSTYQSGGCRTCPSAGCPKMGHYAESYRGVTSSSQVFYLNTP